The following proteins are encoded in a genomic region of Magnolia sinica isolate HGM2019 chromosome 1, MsV1, whole genome shotgun sequence:
- the LOC131245650 gene encoding protein app1-like, with protein sequence MASNTNFLCVLLVAAAFIGSHNCHAARHLLDTPVAVAPPPAIPTVPTSPPMPVLPTLPKPTLPPLPAVQVPTLPTIPTLPMAILPPLPAVQLPTQPAVPTLPNPTLPPLPAIPNIPTIPTIPTIMPQATLPPLPSIPTIPTIPTIPTIPNIPSIPTIPFLSPPPSTTSP encoded by the coding sequence ATGGCTTCTAACACCAACTTCTTATGTGTGCTTCTTGTAGCTGCTGCGTTTATCGGTAGCCACAATTGCCATGCTGCCCGCCATTTGTTGGACACTCCCGTAGCAGTGGCTCCACCCCCTGCCATACCCACAGTCCCAACGTCCCCACCAATGCCTGTCTTGCCAACTCTGCCTAAGCCTACATTGCCACCACTGCCTGCGGTCCAAGTGCCCACTCTGCCAACCATACCAACGTTGCCTATGGCCATATTGCCACCATTGCCTGCGGTCCAGTTGCCGACTCAGCCCGCCGTGCCAACATTGCCTAACCCCACATTGCCACCTTTGCCTGCAATTCCTAACATCCCAACCATTCCAACCATCCCTACTATCATGCCTCAGGCCACATtgccaccattgccttccatccCTACTATTCCAACAATCCCTACAATCCCCACCATTCCAAACATCCCTTCAATCCCCACTATCCCTTTCCTCTCTCCACCCCCATCAACCACTAgcccatga